Genomic DNA from Nocardioides aquaticus:
CGACGGCAGGCGGGGGTCGCTGTCGGGCACGCCGACCTCGAGCCGGATCCGGCGGTTGTAGGTCATCGAGAGCAGGTGGTGCACCGCGTGCAGCTCGCGCCCGGTGTCGTCGGGGTAGTGCACCCCGCTGACCGAGGAGCACAGCTCGAAGCGCAGCCGCGGGTCGTCGCGCAGCGCCCGGGCGACCTCGAGCAGGTCCTCGCGGCGCACGTGGAAGGTGATCTCGCCGCGGTCGACGACGACCGCGCCGAGGGCGTGCTCGTGGCCGCCGCCGAGGCCCGCCAGGTGCTCGAGCAGGGCGTCGGCGACCTCGTCGAACCAGCCGCCGAACGGGCGGCCGGTCGGGGGCGGGAACACCACGGGGGCGACCAGGCCGCCGTACCCGCTGGTGTCACCGGTGCCCTTGGCGCCGAACATGCCGGTGCGCACGCCGCGCGAGGAGACCTGGCCCGGCGGTGCCGGCAGGTTCTCGGGGGACTGCTCCACCGCGGGCTGGCCCGCGGCGTCGGGGCCGGTGGGGCGCTCGCCGTCGGGGGGCGTCACCGCAGCAGGCCCGTCATGTCGGAGGTCGGGGCGGCGGCCAGGGCCGCGTTCTCGAGCGCGGTGACCTCGGCGCGACGGTTCGGGCCGAGCTTCTCGGCCTGGACCCGGTCGTGCAGCTTGAGGATCGCGTCGATCAGCATCTCCGGGCGCGGCGGGCAGCCGGGGAGGTACATGTCGACGGGCACGACGTGGTCGACGCCCTGGACGATCGCGTAGTTGTTGAACATCCCGCCGCTGGAGGCGCAGACGCCCATCGCGAGGACGTACTTGGGGTTGGCCATCTGGTCGTAGATCTGGCGCAGGACCGGGGCCATCTTCTGGCTGACGCGCCCGGCCACGATCATTAGGTCGGCCTGGCGCGGGCTGGCGCGGAAGACCTCCATGCCGAAGCGGGCCATGTCGTACTTCGGGCCGCCGCTGGTCATCATCTCGATCGCGCAGCAGGCCAGGCCGAAGGTCGCGGGCCAGAACGACGCCTTGCGCATGTAGCCGGCCACCCCCTCGACGGTCGTGAGGAGGACGCCGCTGGGGAGCTTCTCTTCGAGGCCCATGGCTGGAACCTTTCGTCACTGTCCGGTGGGAAGGACTGTCCGGTACGGGGGACCGGGAGGCGGTGCCGCCCGGCGTGGCTGGTCAGTCCCAGTCGAGACCACCGCGACGCCACTCGTAGGCGTAGGCGATGGTGATGTTGAACAGGAAGAGCACGACGGCGAAGAAGCCGAACCACTGGAGCTGGTCGAAGTAGACCGCCCACGGGACCAGGAACATGATCTCGACGTCGAAGATGATGAAGGTCATCGCGACCGTGTAGTACTTCACCGGGAACCGGCCGCCCCCACGGGCTGGGGCGTGGGGTCGATGCCGCACTCGTAGGAGTCCAGGCGGGCCCGGTTGTAGCGCGCGGGCCCGGTCAGCGTGCTGATGGCCACCGAGAAGACGGCGAAGCCGGCCGCGAGGCCCGCCAGCCACAGGACCGGGGTGTAGAGCTCCATGCAGGTTCCCTCCGAGTTCTCCGCGCGCCTCGTGACCTTGTGAAGCCGTTCACGAGTGGCGCGGGACACAGTCTGCCACTCGGGGCCGACCCCGTCACGTCGGGGGTGGTCCGGGTCACGCCGGGCCTGCTAGGCGCCTGACCTGGTCATTTAGGTCAGGTCGACGTTGCGGAATTGCCTCGGTGGGCGTCGGGGCAGGTCAGGCGGTGGCGCGGTGCAGCGCGACGATGCCGCCCGAGAGGTTGCGCCACTCGGGGGAGCCCCAGCCGGCCCCGGCGATCTGCGCGGCGAGGCCGGCCTGGTCGGGCCAGGCGCGGATCGACTCGGCGAGGTAGACGTAGGCGTCGGGCGAGGAGGACACGCCGCGCGCGATCGTCGGGAGCGCCTTCATCAGGTACTCGAGGTAGACCCGGCGGAACGCCGACCAGGTCGGGTGGCTGAACTCGCAGACGACCAGGCGACCGCCGGGTCGGGTCACCCGACGCATCTCGTGCAGGCCGGCCACCGGGTCCACGATGTTGCGCAGGCCGAAGGAGATCGTGACCGCGTCGAAGGTGTCGTCGGCGAACGGGAGCCGCGTGCCGTCGCCGGCGGTGAACGGCAGCGCGGGCCGCGCGGCCTTGCCGACGCCCAGCATGCCGAGCGAGAAGTCGCACGGCACGACCCAGGCGCCGCGGTCGGCGAAGGGCTGGCTGGAGGTGCCGGTGCCGGCCGCGAGGTCGAGGACCTTCTCCCCCGGACGCGGTGCGACGGCGTCGATCACCTCGTGCCGCCAGCGGCGGTCCTGGCCCAGCGACAGGACGTCGTTGGTGACGTCGTAGCGGCGGGCGACGGCGTCGAACATGCGACGGACGTCGTCGGGGGCTTTGTCGAGCTCGGCGCGGGCCACGGGACCGAGCCTACGGCTCACCCTCCGGCGACACGCCCCGGCCTCGGGCAACCAAAGCGGGCCCGGGGGCGTCTCAACGGTGACCATGGACGACGTCCCCGCCCGGGGTCCGTCCCTTCCCCTCGCGCTCGTTCACCCGGGAGACCACCGTGCGCCACCTCCACGCCCTGCGCCGCCTCCTCGCCCGTGTCGTGCTGACCCTCGGCGGCGCCGCCCTGCTCGTGGCCGTCGGGTACGCCGGCAGCCAGGTGCTCGCCCCGGACCTCGACCCGGACCTCGACCCGGTCGCCGGTGACGTGGCCGCCGGGGGCGTGCCGGCGCCCGGCGCGCCACCGACCGCGACCGGTGCCCCGTCGCAGGTGCGGCCGGTGGTGGCCGGGCCGACCCCGCACGGCCGGGTGGTCCCCGGCGTCGCGTTCGAGGTGCTGCTCGTGCCGGGCCCGACCCTGCTCGGTCCGGGCGAGGAGGGCGACGACGTGCGCGACCTCCAGGCGCGGCTGCGCCAGATCGCCTGGCTCAGCGGCGCCCCCGACGGCGTCTACGGCGACACGACCACCGCCGCGGTCAGCGGGTTCCAGGCCAAGCGCGAGATCCCGGTCACCGGCGCGGTCGACCAGCGCACCACCGACCGGCTGCTGGCGATGACGACCGAGCCCACCGAGGCCGAGCTGACCGGCGCGGTCGACGACACGGCCTCGAACGCGCCGGGCGCGCTCGACCCGCGCTGCCTGACCGGGCGCGTGATGTGCGTCGACAAGACCACCAGCACCCTGCGGTGGGTGGTCGACGGCGACGTCCTGCGCACGATGGACGCCCGCTTCGGCGGCTCGGCCACCGCGACCCGCGAGGGCCAGTTCTCGGTGTTCTCGATGAGCCGCGACCACGTCTCGAGCCTGTACGACACCTCGATGCCGTTCGCGATGTTCTTCTCCGGCGGCCAGGCCGTCCACTACTCGCCGGACTTCGCCTCCGTCGGGTACGGCGGCGCGTCCCACGGCTGCGTCAACATCCGCGACCTCGACGGCATCGCCGCGCTCTTCGACGAGGTGCAGGTCGGCGACGCGGTGGTCGTCTACTGGTCCTGAGCCGCCGTGAGCGCGTCGAGCAGCCCGGAGGCCTCGGAGGCCGACATCGCCGTGCCGTCGACCTGGAAGGTCACCCCGTCGTCGGCGGTCTGCTGGCACTGCACGCCGGACGGGGGGACGCTGTCGTCGACCTGCTCGCCCTGGGCGACCGGGGCTCCGTAGACCACGTTGCAGATCGTGTCGCCCACGCGGACGAGCTCGGCCTGGTTGCGGGCCAGGCCGACCAGGTCGGGCGCCGGCGCGGGGCCGCTGGGCAGGAACAGCCCGGCCGGGGCCGAGGCCGCGGTGACCACGGCGGTGCGCTGGTCCTGCTCGCCGCCGGAGCCGTTGTAGAGCCCGACCGTCACCGGCACCTCGTAGGTCTGCTCGAGCAGCTGCTCGGCACTGTCCAGCCGCTCGGTCAGCTGCTCGGCGGCGGCGTCGTCGCCGGCCTCGACCAGCGCGAAGCCCGGCACCGACGCGGGCAGGCTGACCTCCACGGCGTCCTCGGAGGACATCGCCTCGGCCGGGACGGGCGAGGCCTCGGCACCGTCGAGCCGCGGCAGCACGACGGCGAGCACGACGAGGGCGGCGAGGCCGAGCACGCCGAGGGCGATGCCGAGGAGGCGGGAGCGGGCGGCGGTGGGGGCGGGAGGCACGTCGTCCGACGCTACCGACCGCTCGTGCGCGGCGGTGCCCGGCGTCCGGTGCGGTTGCTCACACAGCCCGGGGGTAGGGGGGTCCGCTGGGTACGCTCGGTCCCGTGAGCAGCAGCCAGGCGGTCGAGCCCCAGGGTCCCTGGGTCGCCCGCACCGTGGCCCTCGAGCCGCGCGACGTCGACGTGCTGGTCGACCTCCTGCCGCGCGAGCAGGCCGTGGCGTGGCTGCGTCGCGGCGACGGCCTGGTCGGCTGGGGCCGAGCCGCCGCCACCCGCACCAGCGGGGCGACCCGCTTCGCCGACGCCGACAAGTGGTGGAGCGAGCTGCTCGCCCGCACCGCGGTGCACGACGACGTCGAGGAGCCGGGCTCCGGCATGGTCGCCTTCGGCAGCTTCGGCTTCGCCGACGAGCCGGGCGACTCCGTGCTCGTCGTCCCACGCGTGGTCGTGGGCCGTCGCGGCGACCGAGCCTGGCTCACCACGGTGGGCACCCCCGACGAGGACCGGCCCGCCGTCCCGCAGCCGACCGACACGCCCCGCCCGCCGCTCGGCGTGGTCTTCGCCGACGGCGCCCTCAACGGCGACGAGTGGATGTCGGTCGTCGCCGAGGCGGTCGGCCGGATCGCGGCCGGCGACCTCGAGAAGGTGGTCCTGGCCCGCGACCTGGTGGCCACCGCGGAGGAGCCCGTCGACGTGCGCTGGCCGCTGCGGCGGCTCGCGGCGGCGTACCCGATGTGCTGGACCTTCCACGTGGACGGGCTCTTCGGCGCGACCCCGGAGATGCTCGTGCGCCGCGAGCGCGGCCTGGTGACCTCCCGGGTGCTGGCCGGCACCATCCGGCGCACCGGTGACGACGACCGCGACCTGGCGCTCGCGGCCACGCTGGCCCGCTCCAGCAAGGACCTGGAAGAGCACGAGTACGCCGTCCGCTCGGTCGCCGACGCCCTCGAGCCGCACTGCTCCTCGATGAGCGTGCCGGACGCCCCGTTCGTGCTCCACCTGCCCAACGTCATGCACCTGGCCACCGACGTGAACGGCGTCGTGCACGACGCCGCCACCGTGTCGTCGCTGCGCCTGGCCGAGTCGCTGCACCCCTCCGCGGCCGTCGGCGGCACGCCCACCGGGGTCGCCACCGCCCTCATCGACGAGGTCGAGGGCCTGGACCGGGGCCGCTACGCCGGACCGGTCGGCTGGATCGACGCCGCCGGCGACGGCGAGTGGGGGCTCGCGCTGAGGGCCGCCACGGTCGACGGGCCCACCGTCCGGCTCTACGCCGGGTGCGGGGTCGTCGCGTCCTCCGACCCGGAGGACGAGCTGGCCGAGTCCCAGGCCAAGCTCGTCCCCGTGCGGGACGCGCTCGGCAGCTAGGCCCGGCCCGGGCTCAGAGGTCGGCCCGGACTCAGAGGTCGGCGCCGTCGGCGAGGCGGACGTACTCCTGGCCCTCGGGCAGCAGCGCCTCCATCTGGGCGGCGAGGAAGCCGTGGCCGGCC
This window encodes:
- a CDS encoding NuoB/complex I 20 kDa subunit family protein; this encodes MGLEEKLPSGVLLTTVEGVAGYMRKASFWPATFGLACCAIEMMTSGGPKYDMARFGMEVFRASPRQADLMIVAGRVSQKMAPVLRQIYDQMANPKYVLAMGVCASSGGMFNNYAIVQGVDHVVPVDMYLPGCPPRPEMLIDAILKLHDRVQAEKLGPNRRAEVTALENAALAAAPTSDMTGLLR
- a CDS encoding NADH-quinone oxidoreductase subunit C, with product MTPPDGERPTGPDAAGQPAVEQSPENLPAPPGQVSSRGVRTGMFGAKGTGDTSGYGGLVAPVVFPPPTGRPFGGWFDEVADALLEHLAGLGGGHEHALGAVVVDRGEITFHVRREDLLEVARALRDDPRLRFELCSSVSGVHYPDDTGRELHAVHHLLSMTYNRRIRLEVGVPDSDPRLPSVVAVYPTADWHEREAFDMFGLVFEGHPALTRILMPDDWPGHPQRKDYPLGGIPVEYKGGTVPPPDQRRSYT
- a CDS encoding isochorismate synthase — protein: MSSSQAVEPQGPWVARTVALEPRDVDVLVDLLPREQAVAWLRRGDGLVGWGRAAATRTSGATRFADADKWWSELLARTAVHDDVEEPGSGMVAFGSFGFADEPGDSVLVVPRVVVGRRGDRAWLTTVGTPDEDRPAVPQPTDTPRPPLGVVFADGALNGDEWMSVVAEAVGRIAAGDLEKVVLARDLVATAEEPVDVRWPLRRLAAAYPMCWTFHVDGLFGATPEMLVRRERGLVTSRVLAGTIRRTGDDDRDLALAATLARSSKDLEEHEYAVRSVADALEPHCSSMSVPDAPFVLHLPNVMHLATDVNGVVHDAATVSSLRLAESLHPSAAVGGTPTGVATALIDEVEGLDRGRYAGPVGWIDAAGDGEWGLALRAATVDGPTVRLYAGCGVVASSDPEDELAESQAKLVPVRDALGS
- a CDS encoding L,D-transpeptidase family protein, with amino-acid sequence MRHLHALRRLLARVVLTLGGAALLVAVGYAGSQVLAPDLDPDLDPVAGDVAAGGVPAPGAPPTATGAPSQVRPVVAGPTPHGRVVPGVAFEVLLVPGPTLLGPGEEGDDVRDLQARLRQIAWLSGAPDGVYGDTTTAAVSGFQAKREIPVTGAVDQRTTDRLLAMTTEPTEAELTGAVDDTASNAPGALDPRCLTGRVMCVDKTTSTLRWVVDGDVLRTMDARFGGSATATREGQFSVFSMSRDHVSSLYDTSMPFAMFFSGGQAVHYSPDFASVGYGGASHGCVNIRDLDGIAALFDEVQVGDAVVVYWS
- a CDS encoding demethylmenaquinone methyltransferase, whose amino-acid sequence is MARAELDKAPDDVRRMFDAVARRYDVTNDVLSLGQDRRWRHEVIDAVAPRPGEKVLDLAAGTGTSSQPFADRGAWVVPCDFSLGMLGVGKAARPALPFTAGDGTRLPFADDTFDAVTISFGLRNIVDPVAGLHEMRRVTRPGGRLVVCEFSHPTWSAFRRVYLEYLMKALPTIARGVSSSPDAYVYLAESIRAWPDQAGLAAQIAGAGWGSPEWRNLSGGIVALHRATA